One region of Chanodichthys erythropterus isolate Z2021 chromosome 19, ASM2448905v1, whole genome shotgun sequence genomic DNA includes:
- the tvp23b gene encoding Golgi apparatus membrane protein TVP23 homolog B — translation MRLDPNDDEDVSLFDAEEDSATRKSKIKHPLASFFHLFFRISAILVYLLCGSFGGSFIACMVTIILLLSCDFWTVKNITGRLMVGLRWWNQVDDDGKSHWVFESRKATGTQSSASRTSNAESRIFWLGLIICPVIWVVFAFSTLISFKIKWLAVVIMGVVLQGANLYGYVRCKVGARTNLKNMATNYFGRQFLKQAFTKQEES, via the exons ATGAGGCTG GACCCGAATGATGATGAAGATGTGTCTTTATTTGATGCTGAGGAAGATTCAGCCACAAGAAAGAGCAAAATCAA ACATCCGCTGGCATCCTTCTTCCACCTGTTCTTCCGAATCAGTGCGATTCTGGTCTACCTGCTGTGTGGCTCATTTGGCGGAAGCTTCATCGCCTGTATGGTCACCATCATCCTCCTCCTGTCATGTGACTTCTGGACTGTGAAG AATATCACAGGGCGTCTGATGGTGGGTCTGCGCTGGTGGAATCAAGTGGATGATGATGGAAAAAGCCATTGGGTGTTTGAGTCCAGAAAG GCCACAGGGACTCAGTCTTCAGCATCACGAACCTCAAACGCAGAGTCTCGAATCTTCTGGCTGGGTCTGATCATCTGCCCCGTCATCTGGGTCGTTTTTGCTTTCTCTACACTCATCTCCTTTAAGATAAAATGGCTG GCGGTGGTGATTATGGGAGTGGTGTTACAGGGAGCAAACCTCTACGGATATGTGCGCTGTAAAGTGGGAGCCAGAACAAACCTGAAGAACATGGCAACAAATTACTTTGGAAGGCAGTTTCTAAAGCAG gCTTTCACAAAACAAGAGGAATCTTAG